The genomic segment AAAATCCAGTCgttaaaatataaatgtaagacaaaatcaaaactcttgccataaatataatttatttcttaGCATGTccataaaaaattatataattttcaatttaaattagCAGTTGCGAAAATGTGTGTTTGGGCCACGCATTGTCCTGGTGTTCACGCTTGATCGCACAGTAATTGCTTGTAAAGTGTTTCTGGttgatattttgtttgaattatAACAAATGCCATCACACAAGTCTTCTTGACAAAGAGTCAAACGCCCTTCGTCGTTTTGCATTGTCGTCGAAAGAGATACAAAAAATTTCTtagaattcaaaaattaataGAATGAAAATGCGATTTGAAAGGGCGCGTTTAAGACTTCGCTGTTTCCCTCAAAAAACTATCAATCAcagatagttttagtttcaagTTGCACCAGGCTTTCAGCTGACGTTAGCAGGAGTTGTTTCTCAAGCACGCGTGATAAAGCTGTCATTAAATTCCTTAGGCTAATCTTGATATACCCGCTGAGCAAGCACGCGGGtctcaattcaaatttttttcttggtTTAACCAGGTAAATTTTTTACGCCACTCATCtttcaaataaatgtaaatttgcGAATGATTTGTTATGAAATTTTCCTGGTTATACTTGGTTTTAGCTGAATATATGCTGTTGCGTCTGTTGCATATTGTGGAGAGCATAAAAagataacaaaatatatatatatgaagataTAGAGATACATTCTTTGAtcaagtaaaataaataaatattttattagtcttagttattgttgtttctctctctatatatttATGAGGTATTTTACATCTTTGCTCGTAAAAATAATATGATAAGACAGCTACTGGTTGATAGTGTTTGATGTCAGTATTTTAACTTATTTCGTTTACTACTGGTAATTCGCAAGACAAGTAGGAAATGTTACTAATAAACGCACaaaagatttattttataatccTAGTAATACAAAATAATCCTCCTACTTTCTCACGGGACGGGAATCGAGTTAAGCTAAACcgaataataattatttaatcaGGAATTAACAATATAAAACCAATTAATAAACATTTAAGGTTAAGACCAGCGTACAGTTTACCTTTTGCTTTCGACACAGCTtgaagcattttattttatttactcagTCATTCATAATGCAAGGAGTCGAGAGGCAGAGTTGTATTTTATTATCATGAGAATCGAATTACCTGTATTTGATTTTGGAGCTGAGGTAACGGATTGTATAACATCAACTTGGATTGAAAGTTACTTACAAACAAACATAGTTTAAATCTCAGTAAACTAATtccggacctcctgaagtatgcgcaccaagatggcgcacaacctgaactcaggttgtgtaccaggttagggttcaggttatgcgacatcttggtgcgcatacttcaggagcaccctaCTTCGTATATGACATGCTTATCTACATTTTTGAGCAATCATACTTTTTgtatctttttattattttgcatttacCGAAGTGTATTAAAGATATTTTACGTTGTGAATTATAAATGACAAACCGTACATATGATACAATTTTGTTATGTAAAATACGTTCTAGACAAAAAAACTTAGGATACGTTGTCTACGCTGTTTTATAATCTATATCATCGTAAACATGATCTGACACCAACTATTTGGCATctaaaagcaattttattttattttttacaacaaaaatagGGAGGACTGAAAACTATGTGAAAAGTTCAGTTGCTGTCTGTCTGTGGTCGCCAGCATAGATGATCAAGTAACAGACATAGAAATCGTTGGACAATTATTAGTTATTTTTCAATAGTTTAGAACTGATCCGGTCTCAACTTTGTCAGGCTTTGAAATACAAATTCCTGATAAATTGTCAAAATGGATAACGCTTTCTCACGCGTAGCGCTGAGTGAAAAAAATATGGCGATAGACTGGATGGATGACTAATTTGAGTGACAAAACCTAAAACATATAATTTCTCGCTTCAAAATGGTAGACTCAGACAACAGAATATGAATCGCAATTTTATTGGAAAGTGCAGAGAGGTTATATTCAATACTCTCTAATTAGGTTTACTCCGGGGAGAATGGAGAATTTTTTAACACAAGCTAATATGTACAATATTAAGTGTGATTCACTTGTTTGACTTATATGAGTTGTTTCTTTCGCTAAAATCGTTTTGTAAAGCAgaagtgaataatttttttaaacatgtttGACGTTTAACTAATTGCTTGAAAATTCATAACTAAGTTTCAATTCAATCTTATATATTTTATGAAGAAATGTGTGGAGGATTTACTGTGATCGTGATCAAacaatatttattacaaaattttggaGAAAGTAGTGCCCAAAACACATAAGgaatcaaaaatgattttgtttatGACTGAGAGATATGTCCAATGCCTGGGCTTTTGTACAAAATTTATAATGAGTTTAATATACGAATAATACTGTCGTACTGTTCGTTGACTGACTATTTGATGGAAGCTTATGTTAGGCCCGTAtttcagttttcacatttcCGAAACAAGCAAACAAATATAGAGAAAGTCAAGTATGAGTGTCAAATTTCTGTTGAACTGTTTTGAGAAATGCAAAGAATGTTTTTTCAGACTACGTCAAGTGTGCTACAAGTATCGAAATGTCTTAGATTGTGTTTTTTTAACcagttttattaaaatatataatgttttgGAATAAATAAAGTTAATAAGAGTTGCAAATCAGAACAAAGTTAGGTAGAGCATAAGGGACGTGAATTAGAATTAACAGTGTGTATTCAAATTGAAGTTTAAAATAAACATGAGAgataatatattgttttattggtcaatatgattatttttggtcattggtgtttttaatTGGTTGGGAATAAAATATTGTTAGACGGATGTTAGTTTATTAATCATGCGAACTCTTCGAAACTAATGCTTCACATGCATGGTGGTCGAACATTAgacaaataaataaaccaaaTACAATTTCACGTGGGCGGCggatgtttatttattttttctcatgATGCTCTCTATCAATAGAATAATTGAATGTTGAAATTTTAGTATAAATATCCAGAAATCACAACAAGATGTATCCGACTTTTAGTTTCATTCTGGCTCGCAATACAGTGATGACATCACTTTTGATTTTCTGtgttttattgaataaattcaaaattttttcaaaacagttCAGGTTAATCTAACGTATTTTATTTCTTGATTGGTAGTAGTAACAAATGGAGTCTAAAATCATTGTTTTGGAATTTGTTCATATAAAaattcgtattttcattgtatcataatattaattaaacaaatatcacaAAGAAAGTTGGAGCAAACGTTTTCGAATTAATAAAATTGTCGAATtgtattatttgataaatttcattTCTAAGCAAGGGATGAAACAAGCAACGGTAGGGCTAACTTGCATATGACTTTTAGGCAAAGGTAACCGCGCTATTAGTATTAACTGTGAAGTAATAACATTTAGTTGAATCCTTAAAAAGGGTGGACGTTAATTCGTCAAAACTCATAAACATAGAATCATAGCTATTAGCTTCTTAGTTATGAAAATGTTTACagttttttttggggggggggggattcaatttcattttctcACAATAATTATGTTATGGAAATCATCGTATGCAAATATATGATTAAAGTTATCTGCATTAGCTGTTCCTTCTTCTCGCAAAAGCTTTTGAAAGCTAGCTTGTTtcgtaattcatttttttgtttcaggtCCCAACAAAACGTGCATGTGATCATGCATCGATCTAAATCTATAGCCCATATGGTAATCAAAATGtaagtgtttgttttatttcgtAATTAGTTCTTGGCATATTAAGAAAAGCAAAATTAAAGATTTCTGCGCAAAATATACAATGACAGTTGTACCGTGTAATGCAGTCTCACCTATTACACCCGCCATTTTGTTTAGTAGATTGTTTGCCGAACGAATCATCTCCATGACGCAATTGAAAGATAAACATTACTGGTCTTCTTATGCGTATGTTATCCCTGTAAGATAATTGTGGCAAACCTACTAGAATCTTAAACATctcatttacatatttttgtcaaaatgGAATATATACGTTTTTCGAAAAAGCATCAATCATTTACAAAATTCTAATCacgaaaatgttaaaaaataaccataaattaatattaaataaacaacgacaaaattgtaattaaaaaatgtaatgtaattaaaaaataatgattcgcacaaaacattttttgggtTTTGtactggaattttttttataataagaTAAATAGAATAACCGTTAGCGTTAGGGTATTTATGTGTACAGCTTTTACTGTAAATTTTTGCCAGTTTTCATTCATAGAACGATTTAAACCGACTCCACTGAAAATGTACAACCACAATATATGATAAGTGATATATAAAAGGTAACACAAAACCAATTTAGTATGGAGTGTTGTCGATCTGAAAGTGCTATTTTGGCATATTTCACTTTACATGTaatcatttgaaattttcactTCTTGAAGATTGTGAGGCATTACTATAATGGCATTTGTTTTAACTTTCAACTCCCGATAGCTTCAGAAACATCATTTCAAAGGGACTAGCACATAACAAATTTTTCTTCTTATACTTCCACTTGCTCCTTCGGATTCGTGACGTCATTGAAGAAATTGCGTCATCAACCTGGGAATGCGCACGATTCTTTTCACTGCAATATTATTGTTCTTTTATGTCGTAACAGCGGGTGCCAAAATAAATCGGTTTATTCGGAAAACAAATAAGATTTAAACTTACGCTAGAGTGAACGTTGAATTTTTCAATGTGAAAACATTCACGTTCATTCATATTTATCATCCTTGAGTCAAGCATGAATGGCGTCTGAGTCAAAAGAAAACTGTGCTATTATCATGTATGAATCAGGATTGAATATAACTTTTTTCAGGGTTAGAAACGGTCGATAGGATATTGTACTAATATAAGTGGCTTTGCGTAAAATGCATACGCGAACCGTCAGACGGCCTATCGTGGTTATTTCATGCGTGCTTCCTTGCTTCATTTAAATGCACTGATTATGTGTAATACAGATGCTTAAAAAACGATGTTAGGTGAAGAGAACTATATAAACCAGTACTAAACGGATGAAGAATATTTTCAACCTGAGTATTTCTTGTTGCACTTGTAGCGTTGCAATATGCAATCATAATTTACTCACATAGGTTTGGGTTGTGGTATTTTacctaatgaaaaatattcgtgGTGAAGAATTCATTTCAAGTGTGAAGAACAGTTATTATGAATTATAGCATTGGCGCCATAGTGAAGTATCCTTTTGTCAAGTTCAAAATAAGTTTTGTGAATGtagaatatgaaaacaaaacgtatttagtttcaaaattttatacttacaaatttcaaaatcatcgAACAATGAATAAGTTTGGGCAAGTCATGTGAAGGACTTTataatcattttttcaaaaatgtttcaaGTTTGAAATAATCCTATATTTGAAAACGGTTTACCATAAATgctgaataatttgaaaaaaattatttcaaataacgataattcaaatttcaatctttggaatttattttgagatatgtttattttatgcaTCTATCGACGTTTATGTTTACTGGTACAAATGCGGAATGCCGTCCAGAATATGTGAGGTCGAATTAACTAGGATTAGAAAGACTTATCATGTAGCGAATGTCCTCACGCCTTTTACAGGTAGAATATCCCGCTGGGGAGATAAAAACCGGAAAATTGTGACAATAGAAAAACCTCGGCGTATTTGAATGGATTTATTGACAATGGACGGCTTAAATATAGACGGGCTGAAAATTATGTCGCCGATGTGTCCTTTAAAGACGTTTTTCGTTCATAAGATAGACAGGTCTTTTTTATTTCTGGAGTGGATGACTGAGACAAATATTATTTCTGAAGTTTCGGGTTTTCGGATAGAAAAGTACAAACTTTCCGATAGAGGTCATGTAGTCATGTAGCCAGAATAGTTACAGTCGGGCCATGTagaaaatattgtatattttttgttttctatacTTTCACCATTCATGTCGTTTTGAACAAACGAGCAGGTTTGATGAAAAACGATTACGTGAAGAGTcagtattcaaaaatttatttctttttatacTTTACAAATTGCAGATGTTTTAGATTTTTGTTATTCTCCATAAGATGTTATTGGAACTACAAGAGGCGTCCACAGGTTATATGCAAATACGAGAAGACATGACAAGTGAACATGTGACAGATGCGTTTTCTGTTCTTTCCGAATCTCAAACTTCACCTGAGGATCACAGTTTACACAACGAACAATCTCCGGTAAATAGAGTCATTTTTAGGCCATTTTAGAATTGTTCCTGTTTCATTGTTGAGTTTTGAAGCTCAACCCGAAATGAATCAGATAAAATAGCCAAATgggttttatttttcagttcaCATGTGAGTTCGAACCACATATAAGGTTTAAATTTACGATGTAATTTTTCAGTAGTAATAAAAAAAGTCTGCAGATTTAACGGGTGCATAATAATGCAATGATCGAAGCCTTTCATGAAACTAGAGTATGTATAAAGGGGGTATTATTCAGAAATTGCGTGACAGCATACggtgtttcaatattatgtaaATTATGTAAAAGTTCGATTTTAGATTTCTAAAAAATGTGTTTTATTGCGATGCAATAGTACATTATACTAATATTTTACACATctgtcaaaaaatttcaattttttttatatattttctattctgaattatgaataataataaatgaaccTTTTTATACGACTAGGGTCCTTCTGTGTGTTCTGGGTGTGGATACTATATTTTTGATCAGTCATATCTTCTAATGACTGGCAAGGCATGGCACACTGACTGCTTAAAATGTTCAATGTGTGCTTGCACCCTCAACAGTGCAAACTCCTGTTTTATGAAAGATGGAAATATACTGTGTAAAGAAGACTACTACAGGTAAGAACGCTTGATTGagacaaaacttaaaaaaattgaacccaGTCCAACTTTGCAACCCATTCCAACCCTGACTATTTTATAGTTCAATGTGGCAATAGATTTTTCCAGCCTATGTCCTagtgaaaactattttttttttaattttatagaaCTCAGTGCGCGCATGTTTGAAGCACGACTGAAAAAGTGTTGAAATATCGCGCCTTGGCTATTGTGCACTGACCCTTACTAATTTTCACATCGGCTGCAATCAGTATTTAACAGTAGTATTTCTTTACAATTTGTGATATGTTCGAAAAAAATACTAATCTAATTAATTCCCAGTTCTAGGTTGCAAACTTCACGTACATGTGCAGGATGCGGATGTTGGATTAGCGCAGAAGATTTGATTATGAAAGCACGTGAGCTTATATATCACGTCGCTTGTTTCACATGCATAACTTGTCGAAGAATATTGGTTCCAGGAGAAAGATTCAGCATTGATCAAGACACTGGAAGATTGCATTGCTGCAACTGTTGGAAACACGCGGTAATAttattaatacaaaaataatgatTGATGATGAAAATGTAACTATACGATTGTAATATACTTCATCTGAATTTGTCCATATGAATGTACGCATGTCATCTAAGTGAAATGACTCGGACTCGGCATCAACTAATGAAACATAGCGTAATGATTGACTCGACTCGCTATTCGGGTGGCTCGTAACTCGACAATAATCATGACTTGAGGTTTCAGGATTTTTATCCAACACTGCATAATGTATCGACTTAATATATATCAGtaatattttccaatattttgtttaatatctTCACCGAGTGTTAATCCGTTATGATATAGttgtatttcaaattaaaattcctTATAACTATAGGAATATTGCAATCAAGCAAATGGTCCCAACCCTCAATTTCCATCCTACTATGAAGACGAATCTGGAAGAAAACCTGGGAAACGGAAAGGAGAACCATCTTTATCAATTGAGACGACAAGCGGATTGGCATATGGATCGGGTAATTAAATTTGAAACCTCCTGCATATATAAACCATTGCTCAATACATTTTTGCTTTATCTTACATTAATAATTTTACGGGTCAAAAGAATACATTTTTAGTGAAGGCTCAATCTAGCATATCGcattgctgcatttttgttccTATCCAAATTCATTTACCATTAGGCTATATGGAAACGCAGGGTTAGTGACCTGAAGCATGTATATCGCAATATCTTTGTTATCTAGACAATCTTAAAAACCATGATGAAACAATTCTTCATAACCTTAACAGGTTTTAAACAATGTCATAGACAGTTATTGATGACATTTAAATCGCTTGTTTACATCCCAATGTTTGCTGAACGTGATATTATCACTGTTTTGCGACTTTTCCCGCGTAGGTGGGTTCATCCGTCTGACCTTTAAACACAAGAAAAATTCATCTAGAAAGATACAATTTGAACTTTGCCCCTCCGCACGGAAGAGAAAGTTATATTGTATAGGCAACATTGATCAAACTAACACAGATTTTGTGGTTTAAACTATCAACTTTGCAATACGTTTACATAAGATTTCCCATGTGCTACAAGTTGGAAATCTTATGATAAACAAACTGCAAGGTTGTATGCAATCAGCAAATACTAAGATTCAAATTTCCATTACATCTGGAGTACCTTTTATTGCTAGTTCATAGACTACTTACTAAAACTTAATTCGTTTGCCTAGGTTAAGTGATCAACTTATAATATACACCAGGAACAAAAATTGTTATTGCCTGTCCAAAGAGCGGTTTTCTAGATGATTGATcaattaaatcaaattttgaaaaaattagttgccctgcattttttaaaatttgacgaGAAATAGAACagaaattctgaaattatagTTATTTTCTGCAAACTTTAGGTAAATTGAGTCTGTTTGCCAAGCACTTCAACTTCAGACAAcgtaaaaatgtaaataaagaTATAAAGATAAATGTTGATTTTTATCTTATCATACTTTGGACACGGGTGACAAGaaaagcaaataaatttctatctcTTCAGTCATGCTTATTGCACAGAAGAGTATCTTGTTGCTAAAATCTATCAGTGGATTTTTACACGCCTAAACCAAACTTCAGTGATTTCGCTCAAATATTATTCTTTTGTATTATAATACTACtccaatcaaaaattttctacgaaaattcaaaatttcattcgGTTTAGagacttttcatttttttaataatttattattgacCAAAAGGTATTGCAACAGTGTAGAAACAAGTTACCTTGTCCGACATTTACAAGAACAATTGGCCATAACCAAATTTAAGTTTTCCCAAAATCCAGTAACCTAAGATCTGGACATGCTGAAGCATGCCATAGCCCTCATcttgtttattaatttatacAGACTTTAGTACATATGCGCATTTGCTTTTTACGTCGAAAAAGAACAACGTCCATTTTGTTTACAAATTGACCTTGGATTGCGATAAACAAAACAAGGGCAAAAATATTTCGCGAGCACAAATTTCACAGGAAATCGCGCATATTCCGTGAAGTGTGGTGAACCTAATCTGTTGGTAAAAACAAATGATGtacagtttaaaaaaaaatcagtcaaATCGATCACAATTGATTGTGTAGTTTTAAATTTGTGACCATTCCTTGCTACGGATTGTAATAAGATATTAATTTAGTAtcctaaattttttgaaaacctATACGAATACGCTCATAATGTAAATTACATTGTTACAGATAATAAAAATCTTCCCCTGCTAAGATATACACGCTATTTTATGTCATGAAACACACCAAATTTAGTGGTGTTATGTTGTATATGTCTTTTAGATATGTATAATAGTCCGATGTTTCTCAGTCATTGATTTTTCGGTCGTGTTTGAGATTTTGTAGCTATGATTAATTTTCTGATGTCGCACGCGAAAAAGGTAACAACGTGACTAACCATAATAAGACTATTCCATGCTTCTTTATTAAGTGTACAAGATACCAAGTGCCGAAAAtgaatacataaaatatgaatataggTGTTACCCCTCCCCTTATTACACAAACTGAACTAGGATCCCAGtaaattattggacacaaaatggtcATAATTATGGATCGTTCTGTTGTTGTTGTAGTTCTTGTTAAGCATTGCCCTTTGTCTTCTCCTTGTGCAACTCtattttctcattaactactggaccaatagCTTAGAGTTGCTCGATTGGttgctattaattttatttatttcgaaaatttcgtttttttttgggCGGTGACGTCATCAGAATTGAAATTTACGTACTTTATATCTGTTCCGCTATCGCGTTCGTTGTTATTTTGTGGTCGGGTGAAGTCGTGAAGAGTGCGGTACTGGTTGTCTACTGATTGCATAACCGTACTACTTTGTTTTAGCCTGTTcatttatttgagcattgctatctTGTTTCGGTAACTTATATATAAAATCGATTTATGGCATCGCGAAGATCGCCACAGAATGTGAACTTTCACAAACAAATAAAGAAAGTTCTCCACGAAGATATATAACGCGTtctcaaaataagaaataaagtTGTATTGTAAGCATGTTGTTTAGTCATGACTGTTGAATATCTATGCAACAACTTAATTAATGGTATTAGTAAAGATGCattgtaaaaattgtaaatgttaACATTGGAATTTCGAATTCGATTCACTGTATATGAAATTCGCGTAAATTCGATTGAATGCTGAAGAAGATATTGCGCAACGCCATAAACTTCCGTTTTGTCGATTTGTGATATAGCGATAAATATTCTGATCGGATCCAGACAAGAAGATTTAGCAGCGGATTAACTCAATCCAATTAACAATACCCAGTGAATGAGCCAATTTAAAAATACACGGAGCTCGAGTCGAATTGTTGGTAGTTACGTTGGTGATTGACAGTACAATTGCTTCGATCCCTTGTTACATCTGATAGTTGTAATGTATCTCATAAACGCCCGTAGTGGAAAGTATATAACTATACTTATGCAAACACAAACAAATCATATTGTCATTTCAAAAACTACAATTCTTCTTCTTCGATCGAACTATTAAAAAAtgtgtgatatatatataaaatctgatatatacttatatatacaAAATCAAAGTATAATATTTCAGTACCAAGTATtacctaattttattttaaatattcgatttgtGGATTAAACAAAAGGTATGGATtatgaaatataatgcaatagTATTTAAAGGGAAAAAACAATCCTCAAAACGAAAAGagttgaatattatatttaagaAACCTTTTATCTTAATAAATACTGTCGCCATTTTTCCACTCAAGGCCAACATGGGGGTGATCAATCATGTTTGTTTAAAACTGATATATTAGATGATATCTGgtaaaaaatcaatcaaaattgaaatcagtCGTGACCACAGCAATGTTTGCTTTCTACTTGTGCGTGACCGTACTGACCGCCAGGTTAGGTTGTCCGTCTGGGTGATTGCGGATGTCGATCTCGTTAGCGGGGGTTAAAGTCGGAACGATGGAATGTAAAGTCCCTTACAATCATGTGAGGGACATGCTTTGATAGAAAATTTAATTCTACTAGTACTTTTTAAATCAGAAACATAAAAAACGACACTTCGCATTTgttgaaattggaaaaatttCTAAACATCAAATTTTTCTCTACCGTTCACGTATTGGAAAATAATATTCTTATACTGATCTGGGCATTAGAAGGCAAATATTCTAGACAAGACTGCGTCATTATTAAAATCTTCtataaatttaattaatatgACATTTAGCGACCAATGTGAAATCCAAACTTTTTTCCAGGGAATTTTGACTGAAAGTCAAAAGAATATTCAATCTTTGAAATATAGTTTTTAGTATTATAATTGATCAGCTGACCTGATGCATTGACATCTCGGAAGTACGAGGACTTTACCATCTTAATTTGAACTGGTGCATGACCAGCTTCCAGGTCAAATCCCACACATGCGTGACTGATATATGAGGAGCCATGTATGTGTCAACTTTAGGCTTCTGTTTTATGAGTCTGTTTACGTCATATGCCCCAACCAGAATTGACGTTGAACAGTAAAAATACATTCATtcctaatttttaaaatattatttaacaaCATTGAACAtttattaatgatattttttaaacatatatatatagtttagaATTTGTAATATATACTTTGGTAGTATTTAAACCATGCCCCAAAATTCCATGGATATTAAACAAGTTCACATTGCTAACCAATTAATGATAATAAATTGGTATTGATACTTCCCGAAAAAATGGATCTACTATTTAATCAAATAACTTAGGTAACTTCATTCACTTTCATTTATCTTCACTCCTTCCCTTTTAGATTATAGAGAATCATTCCCGCCTCAAAAGACAAAGCGCATGAGGACCAGTTTCAAACACCATCAACTTCGTTCCATGAGAAGTTATTTTAACATGAACCGTAACCCAGACGCTAAGGATTTGAAACAACTCGCACAAGAAACTGGACTCACTAAACGAGTTCTTCAGGTAATGATATCTGACgtatattagtaaattttgaaaaaattactggAATTGTGGTTATTCGCAATTGTTATGCAATATCgatcatgaaaatttaaaataaacaaaaaagcaatgcttaaatatatgtacacgaaagccaaaacaaagTGGTATCAAATCTTccacagtaccggtagtctgaccACCAGATCACTCAGATGTGATCACGGATTTACGGCacccattttaaattttgatggcgtcat from the Styela clava chromosome 5, kaStyClav1.hap1.2, whole genome shotgun sequence genome contains:
- the LOC120344492 gene encoding LIM/homeobox protein Lhx9-like translates to MLLELQEASTGYMQIREDMTSEHVTDAFSVLSESQTSPEDHSLHNEQSPGPSVCSGCGYYIFDQSYLLMTGKAWHTDCLKCSMCACTLNSANSCFMKDGNILCKEDYYSSRLQTSRTCAGCGCWISAEDLIMKARELIYHVACFTCITCRRILVPGERFSIDQDTGRLHCCNCWKHAEYCNQANGPNPQFPSYYEDESGRKPGKRKGEPSLSIETTSGLAYGSDYRESFPPQKTKRMRTSFKHHQLRSMRSYFNMNRNPDAKDLKQLAQETGLTKRVLQVWFQNARAKYRRGKGLKGVECKKSDEGEHSNIEKETDQAGQSSKDTNSNEDQMNGDETGDCDVTSNSENDEAWLADNNTSAVESLNGDIPNISSEESSVSQRSDTVDSNVHTAWSYNGTDSNNNCTLGMTSNQASVIQSVASSSINGNAVYGFHELAPTLQPTKLLGHSDIQYGDKPLHNGNINGPNAMIYAPTGLFDDRHGNGFLPHQQQYYYTTQFVPHENFNSVD